GTCAGGACGCGCTTGCCACGGGTGCGGGGCTCGACCGCGTCCGGGCGGCGCAGATACATCGGTGTCGCGGGTACGACCTTCGCCGTACCCGAGGCCACCAGGTCGGCGAGCACCGCGGCGTCGGGGTCGAGCGGGCCGGCCGCCGTCGGGAACGCCGCGGGATACAGCGTCGCGCCACGCCCCACCACGGGGTCCGCGGTGGCGAGGGCGTCCGGCCGGTCCACCCGGGGTCCGTCGACGCGGGTGTGCCGGTCGGCGTACCTCCCCCAGTAGACCTCCTTGCGGCGTGCGTCCGTCGCCACGCAGAACGGCCCGGTGCCGATCTCGGCGGCTGCCGCGAGCACGTCGAGAGTGCACACGCCGTGCACCGGAATGTCCAGGACATGCCCCAGCGTCCGGGCCGTCACCAGCCCCACCCGCAGCCCGGTGAACGGGCCGGGGCCGACGCCGACGGCGATGTCGGTGAGGTCGGTCCGGTCCGCGCCGGCCTGGTCGAGTACGGCCGCGATGCCGGGGGCGAGGAGCTCGCCGTGACGCATGGCGTCCACGACCGTTGACGTCGCCACCACCGACGTACCGTCGTGGAGCGCGACCGTGATCGCCGGGGTGGCCGTGTCGAACGCGAGGAGCAGCACGTTGGTCAGGCTAGCCCGGGCCGGTGGCGAAGGTCAGTGCGGGACGGACCTGACGTCGGCCGCGAGACCGTCGGCGAGCGCGTCGCGGACCGCGACGTCCAGCCAGCGCCGGCCGACCGGGACGACCCGGACCTGCCGGACATCCGCGTGTTCGTCCTCTGGTTCGTCCTCGGGTTCGCTGTCGAGTGCGCCGTCGGGTGTGCGTTCGGGCGCGCCGGCGCTCTCGTCCGCGGACCGGTCCTCGCGTTCGCTCGTGGCGTCCTCCCCCACGCCCCGGCTGACCACGACCTCCAACCGGTCCTCGGCCAGGCCCTCGGCGAGCCCCTCACCCCACTCGACCACCGTGACCGCGTCGTCCACGGAGGTGTCCAGGTCGAGGTCGTCGAGTTCGGCCACGCCGCCCAGCCGGTACGCGTCGACGTGCACCAGCGGCGGGCCGCCGACCGTCGACGGGTGCGCACGCGAGATCACGAACGTGGGCGAGGTGACCTGGCCGCGGACCCCGAGCCCGGCGCCGATTCCCTGCGTCAACGTCGTCTTGCCGGCACCGAGCTCACCCGTCAGCAGCACCAGGTCACCGGCGCGCAGGATCGTCGCGAGCCGCCGGCCGACCTCCTGGGTGTCCTCGACGCTGACCGCGGTCACCTCCACCGGCAGCCGCTTGGCCAGGTGGATGTTCGGCCCGTCCTCGCCGGCCACGAGGTAACCGCGGTGCCGCCAGAACGTGAGCGTGGCCGGCAGCTCCGCCCGGGCGACCAGGCGTACGCCGGCGAGCCCGTGGTCGGCCGCGACCTCCTCCGCGCAGCCGACCATCGCGGTGGCCACGCCACGGTGCTGGAACCTCGGGTGTACCGACACCCGGCGCAGGTCGAGCCACCCGTCGTTCTCGGCGAGCAGCATCGCGCCGGCGGGGCGGCCGTCGACCTGGGCCAGCAGCCCGCCGTAGGAACGCACCGCGTCCTCCACCGTCCGCACCGTCTCCCGCAGCGCGGTGCCGGGTGGGTTCAGCGGCGGCCGGGCGCCGAACGCCGCGTGGATGACGCCCACCAGGGCAGCCGCGTCCGTGGGCTTGGCCTCGACGACGTGCAGGTCGGTCACCGTGTGCGCTCCGCTTCGTCCACTCGTTCGGTCGTTCGGTCGTCTTGGTTCGTACGGTGGTTCTGGTTCGTACGGTTCTGGTTCGTACGGTCGCTCGTCCTCGATCCGGCCGGTCCAGTAGCCGGTCAGCCGGTCTCGTCCACCGGTCGTTCCGTCATCGAACCCGCCGCCGTGGCGGCCCGGCCGAGGAGGTCCAGCAGCGCGGCGTTGACCACGTCCGGATGCTCGATCAGGAACATGTGCCCACTGTCGGACAGCTCGATGTACTCCGCGGCGGGATGCCGCTCGGCGATCTCCCGGCTGTGCTCCACCGGAGTGATCAGGTCCTCGCGGCCGCCGATGACCAGCGTCTCCACGCCGTGCAGCGCCTCCAGCGCGTGGAACTTGTCGTGCTGGGCGAACCCCGGGTAGAAGTCCGCCACCACCTCGATCGGCGTACCCGCGAGCATCTCCGCCACGAACTCCACGCGCGCCCGGGAGACCCTCGAGCCGAAGGAGTAGTGCTTGGTGAGGAAGTACGCCACGTCGCTGCCGGCCTTGCGGCCCCGCTCGATCAGGCCGGGCGCCCGGGACATCGCGGCCACCGCGGCGGGGGTCAGCCGGTGCACCAGCCGTCCCACCGGGCCCGGCACCCCGAGCGTCACCGAGTCCAGGCCGCCGGCGCTGCTGGCCAGCAACGCGACACCGACGACCCGCTCGGCGAAGATCTCCGGGTGCTGGTCGGCCAGCGCCAGCACCGACATGCCGCCCATCGAGTGGCCGACCAGCACGATGGGGCCCTCCGGGGCGAGGGCGGCGAGCACCTCGCCGAGGTCCTTGCCGAGCTGGTCGACGTTGCACAGGTCGCTCGGCGAGCGGCCGGAGCGGCCGTGGGACCGCTGGTCGTAGAACACCAGCCGCGCCTCACCCTCCAGCGCGGACCGCTGGAAGTGCCAGCAGTCGAGGTTGAGGGCGTACCCGTGGCAGAAGACCACGGTGAGCGGGTCGGCCACCCGGGGGTTCGGCTCGTCGACCTCGGCGTACAGCTCCAGGCCGTCGGTGGTCTTCACGATCGTCGGGTCGCCGCGCCGGATGCCGAGCGGCCCGTCGTCGCGCAGGTCGGCGCTGCGGCGCCGGCCCACGACGTAGCGTTCGAGCGCGATCCCGGCGGCGGCACCGGCAGCCAGCATGCCGGTGGCGGCACCGAGAACACCGGTGCGGCTACCGAGCAGCTCGACCATCCGATCCGCGGCGTCGGTCCGGCCGGCGCCGTCCGACCGGCCCGGCCGCGCTGCCCTGGCGGCCTTCGCGACCTGCGAGATCCGGGAGCCCCGAGCGGGGCGCCCGAGCCTGCCCGCCTGAGCGGCGCGATCGACGGCGCGGCCGACGCGGTTCAGCTCACCTGCCATCAGGCCCTCCCCCCGACGTAGTGCCGGGGCACCCGGGCACCGATGCGGGTGACGATCTCCCAGGAGATCGTGCCGGTGGCGTCGG
This Actinopolymorpha cephalotaxi DNA region includes the following protein-coding sequences:
- the tsaB gene encoding tRNA (adenosine(37)-N6)-threonylcarbamoyltransferase complex dimerization subunit type 1 TsaB, whose translation is MLLLAFDTATPAITVALHDGTSVVATSTVVDAMRHGELLAPGIAAVLDQAGADRTDLTDIAVGVGPGPFTGLRVGLVTARTLGHVLDIPVHGVCTLDVLAAAAEIGTGPFCVATDARRKEVYWGRYADRHTRVDGPRVDRPDALATADPVVGRGATLYPAAFPTAAGPLDPDAAVLADLVASGTAKVVPATPMYLRRPDAVEPRTRGKRVLTTREERVPT
- the tsaE gene encoding tRNA (adenosine(37)-N6)-threonylcarbamoyltransferase complex ATPase subunit type 1 TsaE; translation: MTDLHVVEAKPTDAAALVGVIHAAFGARPPLNPPGTALRETVRTVEDAVRSYGGLLAQVDGRPAGAMLLAENDGWLDLRRVSVHPRFQHRGVATAMVGCAEEVAADHGLAGVRLVARAELPATLTFWRHRGYLVAGEDGPNIHLAKRLPVEVTAVSVEDTQEVGRRLATILRAGDLVLLTGELGAGKTTLTQGIGAGLGVRGQVTSPTFVISRAHPSTVGGPPLVHVDAYRLGGVAELDDLDLDTSVDDAVTVVEWGEGLAEGLAEDRLEVVVSRGVGEDATSEREDRSADESAGAPERTPDGALDSEPEDEPEDEHADVRQVRVVPVGRRWLDVAVRDALADGLAADVRSVPH
- a CDS encoding alpha/beta fold hydrolase; amino-acid sequence: MAGELNRVGRAVDRAAQAGRLGRPARGSRISQVAKAARAARPGRSDGAGRTDAADRMVELLGSRTGVLGAATGMLAAGAAAGIALERYVVGRRRSADLRDDGPLGIRRGDPTIVKTTDGLELYAEVDEPNPRVADPLTVVFCHGYALNLDCWHFQRSALEGEARLVFYDQRSHGRSGRSPSDLCNVDQLGKDLGEVLAALAPEGPIVLVGHSMGGMSVLALADQHPEIFAERVVGVALLASSAGGLDSVTLGVPGPVGRLVHRLTPAAVAAMSRAPGLIERGRKAGSDVAYFLTKHYSFGSRVSRARVEFVAEMLAGTPIEVVADFYPGFAQHDKFHALEALHGVETLVIGGREDLITPVEHSREIAERHPAAEYIELSDSGHMFLIEHPDVVNAALLDLLGRAATAAGSMTERPVDETG